Part of the Salvelinus sp. IW2-2015 unplaced genomic scaffold, ASM291031v2 Un_scaffold1512, whole genome shotgun sequence genome is shown below.
GGGAGAAGGGTCGGGGGTCTAAGACACTCGTTCAAAcaggtgtcacacacacacacaccgtatccCCAAAGCAATACCATTCTAACAGCCATGGTGCGTTGTCAGACTGCGATGAGACATGGAGTTGCGTGCAGACACCCTTCGAATTCGCAACAATGTTATCCTTAATCCCCTGCGTATGCCAACACCGTGCAATAGTGTATTTTAGAGAGTAACAGTTAGGCCAGCAGCCTATATGTCAGAAGGAAAGGTTAATTTACAAATTTGTGCGTAATGGTATGGTGTTTTATGTACGCTACTTCTAATGAAGTAGCTTCATAGGCCTATGCTTATCATCTTGTGAATGTAGGTCACGGATTGCGTGGAGAAGGATTGTGCTTCCAGTCGTGCTCAAGGGCCGCCCAAAACCCCATGTCAATGACCTTGCCACGGAGCAGAGGGGAAGGGGTCTCCATAGTATATAGAACATAGACATGGGACATAAACGCGCATAGCCCCCGGTCTCCAGGATCCCAATATAATTATTTGTATTGGGTGTGCGCACGTAGCCTACTAGCCTATAGTCATTAGGATAGTAGACATAAGGCGGAATACTACTGTTATAGTAAAGTTACATGGATAAGGTCGTTAATAGTTGACATTATGCACAGATTTTTTTGCAAGGTGTTTGGCTAGGCTACGCAGAACGTTGAAGAAAATTCAGAGGGGAGACTGACAGGGACTCAAACCCAGTTCTCTTCCTATTCAGTGACTATTTGGGAGCCAGGTAGACATGCACTTAAACAAATCCCCTATGTTAATCTCGAAATATCTGAGACCTTACTCTTAAAATTAAATTGAGTTTATTCTCTAAATATTGGCACTTTAAAAAgttgtttattttctctctctctccacctaatATTCTTCTGTAATTAAAAAGCCTGCTGGATCTATACCAGCAATGAGCTGTGGTTACTATGAGACCACACACAACTAGTGTGTACAGTACTGATAACTTCTCATTTTGAATTAGGTCATAGGTTCAAATTTTATGAAACACATAGCCTACTATGCAACTGTAGCCTGTATatacaggttggagtcattaaaacttgtttttcaaccactcctcacatttcttgttaacaaactatagttgtggcaagtcggctagcacatctactttgtgcatgacacaagtaatttttccaacaattttttacagacttatttatttttccaacaaCATTTTACAGactattatttcacttataattcactgtatcacaattccagtgggtcagaagtttacatacactaagttgactgtgcctttaaacagcttggacaattccagaaaatKatgtcatggctttagaagcttctgatagaataattgacatcatttgagacaattggacgtgtacctgtggatgtatttcaaggcctatttacaaactcagtgcctctttgcttgacatcatgggaaaatcaaaagaaatcagccaagacctcataaaaaaaattgtagacccccacaaggttcatccctgggagcaatttccagatgcctgaaggtaccacgtYcatgtgtacaaacaatagtacgcaagtataaacactatgggccCGACTTCCGACTTAAAACTGTAGTAATTGGAATGTTACCAGCAGCAGACCCTTCATATGTggatagcctaataaacaaaccTGATTCCAGGCTTCATTCGTTTTCACCATCTCTTTAATAAGATCACATTCAGccatcaaacatttggtgcagTGATTCACCTTACGCTAGTCACACACAATCAGAATataagtacatacagttgaagtcggaagtctacataaactaagtttaaatgtatttggctaaggtgtaatcacaattcctgacattttatcctagtagaaattccctgtcttaggtcagttaggatcaccactttattttaagaatttgaaatgtcagaataatagagaatgctttatttcagcttttattacattcatcacattcccagtgggtcagaagtttacatacactcaattagtatttggtagcattgcctttaaattgtttaactcagGTCAAACATttcatgtagccttccacaagcttaccacaaAAAMATKAGGTGAATTTTGGCMcattcctcctgacagagctggtgtaacggagtcaggtttgtaggtctccttgctcgcacatgctttttcagttctgcccacacattttctatgggattgaggtcagggctttgtgatggccactcccaataccttgactttgttgtcctgaagccattttgccacaaYtttggaagtatgctttgggtcattgtccatttgaaaaacccatttgcgaccaagctttaacttcctgactgatgtcttgagatgttgcttcaatgtatccacataattttcctccctcatgatgccatctattttgtgaagtgcaccagttcctcctgcagcaaagcaccacccacaacatgatactcCACCTCCGTGCTctacggttgggattgtgttcttcggctgctttctccaaaaagtacgatcttgtcccatgtgcagttgccaaccggtctggcttttttatggcagttttggagcagtggcttcctccttgctgagcagcctttcagttatgtcgatataggactcgttttactgttgatatagatacttttgtacctgtttcctccagcatcttcgcatggtcctttgctgttgttctgggattgatttgcacttttcgcaccaaaagtacattcactctagaagacagaacgcgactccttcctaagcggttcatgacggctgcatggtcccatggtgtttatacttgcatactattgtttgtacagatgaacgtgtaccttcaggcatttggaaattgctcccaaggatgaaccagactcgtggaggtctacaatactttttctgaggtcttgactgagttcttttgattttcccattaagtcaagcaaagaggcactgagtttgaaggtaggtcttgaaatacatccacaggtccacctccaattgacccatatgtcagttagcctattagaagcttgtaaagccatgacattttctggaattttccaaacttctgacccactggaattgtgatacagtgaattaagtgaaataatctgtaaataattgttggaaaaattacttgtgtcatgcacaaagtagatgtcctaaccgacttgccaaaactatagtttgttaacaagaaatttgtggagtggttggtaaacaagttttaatggactccaacctaagtgtatgtaaacttccgacttcaactgtacattcaacTTTAAAGTCAGACAGATACCACTCTTTCGAGAGTTTATGATACAAAtgttattgaaaaaaaataattaaataaaaatagcagaGACTTTTCCCGGAAGCTCCATCCTGCAGAGCTAAAAACCAACAGCTTCTAGACGTCAACCTCGAAGAGCAAAACCTGCCTCCTCTGCACCCACTGAAAGAATGATTCCCAATAGTCTTAAGAGGGGCAATCCGCAATTCGAAAATCCCCCCCCCCAGTACTTGTTTAGGTCAACAGGTGAGGGATGGGGTTGGAGGAACGTACCCACTCAAATTCCTAGACAGAGCTAGGGATGCAGATCATGAGGATCAtagaggcatttataagttaaaaTATTCAAGAATCAGTGGGCTATATACCATTATGTCCAAAAATTAGAAGTACCAATcctagattgcccctttaaaaagaCTTGTGAATCACCCAGATGAACATCAGTGGCACTGTCAACTATAGCTCATTCACTTAGCTCATTATGAGCCTCATCTTTCAACCGAATccaaatgaaaagaaaaacaaaataataaaatacctGAAGTCAGTCAACATCCAACCGTCTCCCACCCTCTTTTTGTAACATAGAAGTATTGTAACAGCATTATTATGAACAACTGTTGGCATTAGGTGAGTTCACCCACTCACAATAAATAATCAACACTGMCCTCTTTTGTCCCTGATagacatgtcccaaatggcaccctattccccatgtagtgcactacttttgaccagggtccatagggcacTAGTCAAAAGAAGGTCACTATGTCggaaataggtgccatttgggatgcaaacactgtttaggggtgagagagggactcAAAATGAACATATCATTATTAATAATCATTCATCCTAATTGTAATTATTACGTGGTTAGTTAGCAATAGCAGCAGAGCGATGTGATTTTAATGGTGGTGTTTCTCCCGGTTggagtcaattcagaaagtaaacctcattccaattccacattttcctaattgaaaagAATTGGAATGTCAGTAAACAtcttgaattgaaatggaatcgaGCCCAACACTGGTGTTTGTAAAGGACATTCCCGCTCTTCCTCTTTCTGGTGTAACAGAATAGTAGGGCTGGAATCTATTCAGTGATGAGAAACATTCCAGAATACTGGGCATAGAAATGGAATGAAGAGCCTACTCTGCATTCCTTAGTCTACCTGAAAGACAATCATACAGTATCTGCTCCCCAAATTCCCTATTCTGCATGAGAGATGGCCGTGTCTGttctatctgaatgttctgtTGTCCCCTACTGAACAGTGCCCCAaatgactcagtgtgtgtgtgatgttacaAGGGGACGTGGCTGAAGAGGTAGGAGACAGATTCTCCGTTGTGGGTCCTGCGGATGGCCTCTGCCAAGATCATAGAGATGTCAATCACCTAGAGGAGAAACAGATGGTTAATAACACATAATAAACTATGTTCAGGAAACATCCGGAAACATGTCAGACTATTTACCGATGATAAACAGAAAGTGTGCTCTCTCATTTATAGAGTGAACTATTTGAATTATTTTAGCACAAACTTTTCAGATGATATGATTATTCAAACTACTTGCCTTGTCTTAGTTGTTAAACATCACAGTAGCAACAATAGAATTTCAGCTTAAACCACCGTAACATTATTGGACAATATGACAGTCTACTTATGTTGAGGAGAATGACCCTGAtataacctctgacccctgacctgtaTCTTAGTACAGTGATATAACATTTGACCCCTAACCTGTATCTAAGGACAGtgctgtgacccctgacctgtaTCTAAGGACAGtgctgtgacccctgacctgtaTCTAAGGGACAGTgctgtgacccctgaccttgTATCTAAGGACAGTGCCTGTGGACCTGACCTGTCTAAGGACCTGTATTCTAAGGACAGTAATATACCACCTGACCTGTATCTTAGGACAGTAATATACCACCTGACCTGTATCTAAGGACCAGTGCCGTGACCCCTGACCTGAATCTAAGGACAGtgctgtgacccctgacctgtaTCTAAGGACAGTAATTATACCACCCGACCTGTATCTAAGGACGTAAATACCACCCGACCTGTATATTAAGGACAGTAATATACCACCTGACCTGTATCTAAGGACAGTAATATACCAACCTGAACCTGTATCTAGGACAGTAATATACCACCTGACCTGTATCTAAGGACAGTAATATACCACCTGACCTGTATCTAAGGACAGtgctgtgacccctgacctgtaTCTTAGGACAGtgctgtgacccctgacctgtaTCTTAGGACAAtgctgtgacccctgacctgtaTCTTAGGACAGtgctgtgacccctgacctgtaTCTTAGGACAGGTCTTCATCTTCTCCTCCTGAGGGATAGTGTTGGTGACGACCACGGCCTCGAAGCAGGCGTTGTTGATGCGTGAGATGGCCGGGCCAGAGAAGATACCATGGGTCAGGATGGCATACACCTTGGTAGCACCAGCTGAGATCAGCCTGAGGGTGGAGGGACAGTATCTCCTCAAAAAACTGTAGGATTATAGCACCTCCAACATTTACCTGTTTGAATACACTGATTTTTGCTGCAAGGACTCTCATTTGCATGAAGGAGAAGTGAAAYAGTGGTTGgtatttgtttttgtgtggttaagATTCAGCCCAGACACCCATTGCCTGGGCATAGATACGTGTtaaggttagtcaaggtcattaGTTGAGACTTTACTTACTTGTCGGCCGCGTGACAGATAGTACCACAGGTGTCTGCCATGTCATCCACCAAGATGGCCACCCGGTCCGTGACGTCCCCGACCAACACCATGCGATCCACCTCATtggccttctttctctctttgtggATCAGAGCAAAGTCCACATTGAGCCTGTCCGCTATGGAAGTCACTCTGTCACACAGAACACAGTGTTAAGAGGAAGCCAAGTCACAGAGGCACAACAGTTGGTCCACTGTTATCGTATAAAGATTTGTCAGTGTGAAGGAGCAGTTACACACAAACGTGTGAATCTAAAGTTAATTTCAGCACAGATAAGTTAGAGTTAAAGACATGGCTGAAGGGTAACACCAGTAGAAGAGAGGTGATGTTCTTGAAGCAGTAGCCTGCACACAGTGGTTCCCATATTTACCAAGcatcctctccccctgtctcttcaccctctctccatctttctctgatTAATCAAATTTCTTATTTTGGCCAAAAGCCCTCAGACCAAAATCTTTCTGACTACTCTGTCCTGTCTCACCTCTTGGCACCCCCTGCGTCTGGAGAGACGATAGTGCAGGTCTTCCACTCTGCGATGTTCTCCTTGATCCACTTCAGTACAGCAGGCTCAGCATACAGGTTATCCACCGGGATGTCGAAGAAAACCCTGGGAGAGTACCAGCGACACACACAAGGAGTCAGAGGCTGCCATCTAGCTGTTTCACATCCAGGAACCATCTCTAGTCATTGTCCCTGAGCCAGTCACTTAACCCTATAGAACTCCATGTGTTTGCTGATTGTGTTTCTGTTGGATTGGAGGGAGCAAAAGAAGAATTTACATCTCTATAGTCCTGGCTGTTTGGTCCCTCTCCCCGCCAGACCCCAgtgtcctccctccctcgctcttacGCGCGCAGATTCGCGCAGTGTCCCTCGTCCCTCCTCTACCGCCAGACCCCAgtgtcctccctccccctcctctaacGCAGATCGCCagtgtccctcctcctcctctaccgcCAGACccgtgtctctcctcctcctctaccgcCAGAGCCCcagtgtcctcctcctcctctaccgcCAGACCCcagtgtccctccctccctgcctctaccGCCAGACCccagtgtcctctcctcctctacgcGCCAGACCCcagtgtcctccctccctcctctaacgCCAGACCCCAGTGTCCTCCCTCCTCTACTGCCAGACCCCAGTGTCCTCCCTCCTCTACTGCCAGACCCCAGTTCCCTCCTTACTCCTAACCTGGATCTGTGAGGCGTGGAGGTCCATAGTGATGATGTGATCAGCCCCAGACACAGACAGCATGTTAGCCACCAGCTTGGCTGAGATAGGCGCTCGACTctgcaaggaaacacacacacctcatttgTTCTACTCACATCACATGATATGAGTGGAGTCTTCCATCTTAAAAATTGCTCCGTATTACATTTCCTTCCCAAAGCCACAAGGGGCAGCTGTTAGGCTATTCTAAACTACAGTCACATGTACAACTCAAAGTCAATATCAAACTATTCAGCTCCTTCAAGAAGCCCAAGAAAAGTGATACTGTACAAAAAGTTAATAACAGTATACTTTTGACAGATACATAGTACATGCAATACATTATATTGGGAGGACAAGGACATGCACTGATATAAACCATGAGAGGAATGGAGGCAGGCAGGTGACGGTAACAATACAAACAGAAGCCACAATGACTGCTCACTGCTTAACTTAAATCAGTGGAGAAATCAAAACAAAACCCGGGCATGCTCCCAGTCCCATCCATCTGCTGTGACTGCCTGCTGGAGTCCGTCCACACAGTCAGTGACAGCAACATGAGTGGTAAGATCACACTGGACGTTGATGGGGTGTAATGGCAGggttgtggtcaattcaatttcaattcaggaagtacactgaaattccaatgcttttgaattaaaacatttggaattggaatttggtttaatTTCTAAATTGACTGGAATTAAACCCAACTCTGGTGATGCGGTATAATGGTCGGCGGTGTGACAGTAGAGTAACTAGATGTCTGTCCCTCACCCCCACCTTGTCCTTCTTGTCCTGCCGTGAGTAGGGGAAGCAGGGGATGACGGCTGTGACACGGGAGGCCGAGGCGATCTTACACGCATTGATCATAATCAGCAGCTCCATCAGATTATCATTGATCTCCCCACATCCGCTCTGTACGATGTAGACATCCTCTCCACGTACACTCTCCCCGATCTCAACACTGTTAGGGCCCAGGGGATGGGAGGATGGGGTAAACAACACTCTCCCCGATCTCAACACTGTTAGGGCCCAGGGNNNNNNNNNNNNNNNNNNNNNNNNNNNNNNNNNNNNNNNNNNNNNNNNNNNNNNNNNNNNNNNNNNNNNNNNNNNNNNNNNNNNNNNNNNNNNNNNNNNNNNNNNNNNNNNNNNNNNNNNNNNNNNNNNNNNNNNNNNNNNNNNNNNNNNNNNNNNNNNNNNNNNNNNNNNNNNNNNNNNNNNNNNNNNNNNNNNNNNNNNNNNNNNNNNNNNNNNNNNNNNNNNNNNNNNNNNNNNNNNNNNNNNNNNNNNNNNNNNNNNNNNNNNNNNNNNNNNNNNNNNNNNNNNNNNNNNNNNNNNNNNNNNNNNNNNNNNNNNNNNNNNNNNNNNNNNNNNNNNNNNNNNNNNNNNNNNNNNNNNNNNNNNNNNNNNNNNNNNNNNNNNNNNNNNNNNNNNNNNNNNNNNNNNNNNNNNNNNNNNNNNNNNNNNNNNNNNNNNNNNNNNNNNNNNNNNNNNNNNNNNNNNNNNNNNNNNNNNNNNNNNNNGCCCAGGGGATGGGAGGATGGGGTAAACAACACTCTCTCCGATCTCAACACTGTTAGGGCCCAGGGGATGGGAGGATGGGGTAAACAACACTCTCTGCTAACACAGCAAGACACTAATGGTGAGGGATATTCATCATGAGACATCGAAAACACAGCCTACAGGTGTTTAGGGCTAGGGGACTTAGAAGTGCAGTGACAAGAGAATATTTCACAGTCGGCTAAATGCAGTGATAATTACTGTATGAGCAAAGTGCTGAACAGCACAGAATGAGAAGTATACAGCTTGATGCATCAGTGTTACGCAAGAAGTTACAATAAACAATTGTTTCACTTTTGCTAGCCTGTAAGGGTTGTCAGCTCTCCCAATATTCAGAAATGAGTTGAAAAATATTGGGAAGTGAAGTTCGCCCAATACGCAACAAACTGTGCGCCAAAATAAACTCCAGTTATGCGTGACTTAAACTACAAGTTCCAAGCACCTTTGCGAGGCAGCATCAAAAGCAGCACGCTAACATAACGTTTCTTAAACATATTTCTCGAACATAAGATTTCAACAGATTAGCTTTCTATACATAAAAAGTTTACACTGACCATGTTTCTTGATTGCTGAATTTCTTGGTGACAACCTTCCCGAGTTCCATCCCAAGACGGTCAGCAATTTTGTGAGACAGTTCCCGATGCGAGCTACCGCTGAATATCTTAATGTTCGGCATTTTTGTATGTTCCAGGGCTCCGTTTTACGGAAGCTAGCTACAATGCTAGTAGCAGCAAATAAGTGATATACGATCTATTAGTTCTAGTGAACTGTTGGAAATCGATCGCTTGTCGATAGATATCATCAAGCTTGATGCGTAGCCTACCTATCCACCATCTTTACCTTCTTCACGCATGCGCCTGTACCTTTTCCtggtgttcttcttcttctttggggtTAAACggaggttggcatccaatatatTGCATTACTGCCCCCAACTGGCCTATAATATAGATCCATTAAACTTTGTGATACAAAAGGGgaaaaggaaaaacaaacaaaaccttCCAACTAACCCGTCACTCTTTAAAAATccactaccccattccactactttgaccctatctgctcctgtacccagcccagccagcccagccagcccagcccagccagcacagtcagcccagcccagccagcccagcccagccagccagcccagcccagcccagccagcccagccagccgcACCATGCCAACGGCTtgggaggacgggacaccaccaatcaaaacaccctgtaactcttctgaagtcaaatctcgttCACCAAAacacttctctgcagctgccaccacaacgtctattttctgtgatttacattcTATTTCTGCAGTATGGTTGACATTCATTGTAATgaatgctaagaagccaaccttactgaaacatatatcactggTTGGCCTCTTGTCCCTGGTGGCAGGCGCCATCAACAATACACCACCCACTTCACATGAC
Proteins encoded:
- the LOC112071087 gene encoding ribose-phosphate pyrophosphokinase 1-like isoform X1; the protein is MPNIKIFSGSSHRELSHKIADRLGMELGKVVTKKFSNQETCVEIGESVRGEDVYIVQSGCGEINDNLMELLIMINACKIASASRVTAVIPCFPYSRQDKKDKVGSRAPISAKLVANMLSVSGADHIITMDLHASQIQVFFDIPVDNLYAEPAVLKWIKENIAEWKTCTIVSPDAGGAKRVTSIADRLNVDFALIHKERKKANEVDRMVLVGDVTDRVAILVDDMADTCGTICHAADKLISAGATKVYAILTHGIFSGPAISRINNACFEAVVVTNTIPQEEKMKTCPKIQVIDISMILAEAIRRTHNGESVSYLFSHVPL
- the LOC112071087 gene encoding ribose-phosphate pyrophosphokinase 1-like isoform X2; amino-acid sequence: MPNIKIFSGSSHRELSHKIADRLGMELGKVVTKKFSNQETCVEIGESVRGEDVYIVQSGCGEINDNLMELLIMINACKIASASRVTAVIPCFPYSRQDKKDKSRAPISAKLVANMLSVSGADHIITMDLHASQIQVFFDIPVDNLYAEPAVLKWIKENIAEWKTCTIVSPDAGGAKRVTSIADRLNVDFALIHKERKKANEVDRMVLVGDVTDRVAILVDDMADTCGTICHAADKLISAGATKVYAILTHGIFSGPAISRINNACFEAVVVTNTIPQEEKMKTCPKIQVIDISMILAEAIRRTHNGESVSYLFSHVPL